Sequence from the Amaranthus tricolor cultivar Red isolate AtriRed21 chromosome 1, ASM2621246v1, whole genome shotgun sequence genome:
TCATGTTTGCATGATTAAATTGATTTGACAAAAGAAgcataaattttctatttattttatacgcatataaaatatttcatattttcaatttctatatttttcaattctagcaaTTTCTTTTAATAGATGGTTTAcgcaaattatttaaaaagtgGGAGGCGGATCATCGTAATGCTTCGAAAATCCATTATTAACTAACGATTCCATGAACCTACCCTCTCAAATTTATTGTGTACACatgcaaaattaattaattaatgtgtAATGCAAACCATTGTGGAACCGTCACCTCATATTCATTATAAACACCCCATCACGTCATAAACCCCTCATTTCATCACTCCAACTTTACCAACAAGCAAACCGTAAATCTCTCAATATCAATCTCGCTTCATCTTCTTTAACCCAGAAACTCATCATGAAATCCTCAAAATCCACTTCTAGCAAAAGGCAATCCAACAAAACATCGAAAAACACCCAACCAAAACCATTGAAGGTGGTTCATCCATCACCTCAGATTGCTGCATCTCTGTCATCATCTCAAGAACAATCGGGTACACCAAGTGCATCCACGATGCATATGAGTAGCAAGAGACCCATTGACACTATAATGGACAAATCATTGTCAAAATTCCGCTAAAAGGGCAAAGAATGTTGATCCCAACAGCGCTGAGGAAGTTTCAAAAGAGATGACCATGGGATTTGGACTTGATAAATACTGGTATGAATCCACTCCCTTTCCTCAACTCCACGCAATTTTACAAAATCAGCACGGGAAACTTTAATGGCTGACTATTGTTGTAACCCCATCTACCCAGACTTAATGCGagattttatttcaaaatttcaattgaaaatggtgtCTGTTCGAGTGTATTCaaggaaataaaaatagaatttaatagcttgatgttaggagaatggTTCGGAGTGCCTACTGTTGGCTTTGACACTTATTACATTGGGTCGAAAATCATTTTTTCTAGTATTAACGAGAAAACTATGCTAAAGTTTTTAGGGATTCAGGAGAAGATAGGAAAAATTAGTCACAATATGTTGTCACCACTACACAAATTGCTTTACAACATCGCACGTAGATTTATCCTACCTCGCAACTTTAAGCGTAGTGAGGTAAATTTACGTGATGCtacattaatttattgtttggccAATCACattaagattaattttccctctttgatgatctctcatttaagCGACTGTATTGTGAAGAAGTATATGATTGGGTATGGAGGTTTGTTGACCTGGATATTTAAGAAGTTTGGTGTTCCTCTTGAAGGTCTGCATTTTCCTATGGGTCCTAATAACAAAATTGGTGCAAAGTGTTTGAACAAGTTACACCTGAAATTAAATGATAATGGGATCTTGGAGAATGCTACTGAATAGGTTAATGTAAATTCTGACAAAGAAGAGGAAACACAGAAAGCTGAGGAGGAAAAGAAGGAACAGGAGAAGGAGGTATTTGAAAAAGAGGATTAGGAGCATGTTCCCTCTGCCATTGAGAAGGCTGAAGGATGTTCTACAAGGGAACAAGGGGAAACacctagtaagggggaagctaTGAGAGAAGGTGGAGATGTGGAGGAGGATAATGAGGAAAATGATGCCAGTGATGAGGAGGTCTTAGTGCTGGATCAAAAGCAGCCCAGTGCAACACCTAGAAAAAGTAGAAGGCTGGCTTCTAAAGGGAAAAGACCGGTTGTAATTCTAGATGATGACTCTACCTCTTACAGCACTACTGAAACAACCAATGATAATCCTTCCTGTCTAAAGCCAACCACACCACCACTCCAtcaattccatcaccaccaccatcacacataccatcttcaccaccagtAGTTACCACTCAAACTTCACCCAACCATGGCTTTGATCACACCATTGTTCCCACGGCTCCTTTATTCTCTATCCTTTAAAGCTAAACGATTTGCAGTCTCGTTTCTTTGCATTTTAGGATGAGATTCGTGTCTCTTTGGCCTCACTTACTGATCAAATGACCCAAATGGAAGCCCGTCTTGGTGCTAAACTTGATACGGAAGAGGTGCAGACCGAATACATTGTtgaagaagagactgcaccATGATTCTTCCTCCTGCTGTATTTTAACATCTTAACTGTATCAACCATCTGTTTCTCAAATATTCAAACAAtatgtttttaatttcttttcttgTACCAGCTAAGGTACACACTttgtaatttgttattttgatgaacatcttatttttctttatgcTTAGCTTAGGATTGTGGATATGCTCTGAATGCTATGCTCtgatgaaaatattttttgttgattatatatgctctgatgattgtGATGAATATCTGATTGTTATATGTATGTTCTGAATAAATTAAGCTCTGATTAgtaatatatataagttaaatctggattacatgcaaatataaatatatttacaaatGCAAATATAAATAAAGGATCGGATCGTTGCATCGTAAGATCGTAGAATCATGTTCTAATCCTACCACCTAAATTCATAAGCTAAGCAGGATGGTAAGATTCTACcacattaagatcctacctacAATCCAGATCAGTCTCCTATTTTtcgatcgtaggatcgtagaattGTAGATCAGATCgggattttaataaccatgatTTTTGCTAAAATGCAATAAGAAAGCTCATCAATGAAAGGCATAAACAACAAATGATCTCACAAGCAGCACATTGATGGGCATATatagaaattataaaattataagtaaaaaaGTTCTTTTGGAGCATTTTATTGAAAACATTATAGACAGTTGCGGTAAGTGAAGGTGTGAGGATGTTAAGATGCACAAATTATTGAATCATAGTTtcttcaaaatttcttcaattcaattctacaaaataaattgcaatgaaaaataaatgataaagaGTTAGGGAATCATTTGACCATTCAACGTGTAGTGTCCTTCACCATTTACTTATTCTCAAAATTTATCTTCTCTACTTCAACTTTATATTAGATTTATCTTTTTGGACTATTCGTAGtagcaaataaaaaatattccttGATTATGTTTTGGGCTATTCctaaatttaccttagaaactAAAAGAAGTGAAACATAAACACCAACCACAAAATCTATAAAAAATTCCAAATGAAGTTGTTGCTATCAAACACAACAGTTATATGGTTTCCTGCTCACCATTTTGCATCCAACAAGGTTGAAAAGTGAACaactaaataattttaaagtgaacaAGGTTGTTGCTATCAAAGCCTATGGTTGAGCGCTAACCCAACAAACTAAATAAAGGTCTATAAGCGCAACTTTAGATAATTCTTAAGTAAccatataaaataaagaaataattgaAAGGCAGAATGTAGATATTGTACGTGCAAAAACGAACAAAAGAAACATTTGTAAGAATGGTTTTATCATTAAATGAGATGTGCACAAACTCAAAAAACGGAACTAAGAGCAGATGAAAGGTGCCTAAAAAGTTCAAAACAAAAGTTTCATGTAAACATATAAGCTAATCAATCTATCTTATTATCTACACTACTTCTAAGAAATGATTGCAAGATAAAGAACAAAATGCATACAATGTGAACCACAAAAATGGATTACATTAGAGAAAACACTTGCAGTTTCATAAGCATCGTTGATAGGGTTTAATGGtgtttttccattttttattttacaaatgaACCCCAAAAAACATATGGATGCACGCGTGAATAGCAGTTTTCTATTCACTTAGTTACTACCTATAATGAAATATCAATCAATTAACTAGTTGAATTAAGAGCTAAAATCATCCAACTTTTAGCCCAACGAAAAAAATTCTACGATAAATGAGTAAGGAATAAAATTCAATCAACGAAATACGAACTCGTCATTCTGGTACGCTCTCCCTTCTCCTCCGAAGCTTTAtctttcaaaattttattaacCTAATTGAATATTTTGAAATCTTACGCATGATAACAAAATCATTGCAGTAAAAAAAGATACACACAAATAAATAAGATTTAACGAACGCCATAACAAATCGAAGTTTGGCTCCAACCTAAACTTTTGGTTTAGGCATTATGTCGAGCACTTTTTGTATAGGACTCAATTGACCACATTTAACATCAGGGGAGGATCTACCTTGGGGAACCCCCTGGCACGTGCCCCATGGTGaagtttttaattcttttttttttttgaaattcagGGGTTTAGGAAAGCACACACGCGACAATTTGGGTTTTAGAATTCTCTTGTTTTCCCTTCTCTCTCCTAAAAGATAAAGCCCTAAAACGCAAAAGCCCCAATATTTACCCAGCCACGCAGCCACCACAACCACCCTGGCTCGCCATTTAAGTCGCGAGGGAGCCATTGCTCTCGCTTGCCACCTGTCTCATATTTTAAGGTGTTTTTAACTCAACAAAGTGTTctttaatctttaatcttaatcttagtttttattttcaaatctttAATCTCAATCTTTATCTTTAATCTTTATCTTAATCATGATcctattgttttaaaatttaatcttaatgttaatttttatattcttgAATTTTGTTAGAATGTTATTTCTTGATTAATTTCTGTTTATCTTCTTTGAAtgattgaatatttgttaattacaACGTTAATGTGTTTGTTAATCTTGATGTTTAACTATCTAATCATAACCTTAGTTTTCTTTTCCTTGTGGTTGAGATTTTGCTGTAGGATTCAATTTTAGTCTTTTCTTGTactcttattttaattaatgttgTGATTGGTGTTTTTTGTTAACAGGGGTAGAACAAAGTACAAATTAGCTATTGGGCAGTATATCAAGATTGTTTAGAAATTTAGAGGAGACCAAAAACatccttgtttttccttttggAATAGAAATGTAAATCTTTATCTAAAAAAAGTTTATCTGACAAAATTTTTGCATCTCctatcttaatttttaaaaactatttGCATGTACTTGTTAGGAAAGGAAAGTTTGTGGATTATAAGAATTATAGTGTTATTATACAGCATTTAATCATTTTTGATGTTCATAACCACTTAAGCAGTATGTTATAATGTTGGTTAATCATTTACAGATGAATGTGTATCATGATAAGTGTCTAAGATTGATGTGAAGCATAAGACATTTGTAGATCATGGGTATATAATTTACTTTAGTCTTTATTCAGTAGAAGATGCTGATTGTGGAAATGGGAAAACTTGTATATGGGTAGATGTGCTAGATGGTGATGGCTATGATATTTTGGCCAGTTTTGATCCATCCTTTGAAGACTCATCTATAAAAGAGGTAAGCTAGCTTTAAAAATTCTAAGAACGGTattaattgttgttgttatggCACTCTAAAAGTTAGATAAAGTTCTCTAGCAATTTCTTTTACAGTTGTATATTTCTCAATGTTAGAAATTTTAACAGTTCTCCGAAGTTGATTTTGTCCATTTGTTGCTGCCTCAAGGGACTTTATTTGCATTGAGACAAATAAAATCAACTTgactatatttaaatttatagattaaaatgaTTAGTGGATAGTaaccaaaaagtaaatgggacaagcAGCAAGAATAGGCTGGAATATTAAACAACTTGTTCAAGCAAAGCAACCAGAAACTTGTGCATACCCATAATATCTTGGAATCAAAACACAATATAAAGAAGAATTAGAACATAGTTGATGAAGTAGAAGGATATgtataataaacaacaaaaaaattgacaaaaaagaaTCAAACAATCAAGGAAATTAGAAACTGTAcgaaagaaagagaagaaaaatataaatacaataaCAAAACAACAGATGAAGAAAAGCAAGAGAGAAGAATAAGGAAAACTTACTCGAAACCCTAACTTTCGAATAAGCAAACAACcataacaaaaatagaaattgaaaGCCTATATTGGAATCAAAAGAGGAATTGAGAAACCCATTGTTTATATCACCTTTGTTTGTCTTTAGGAAGAAACATATGAGGTGCGATAATAGAATAGAAAAAGGGCAAGACGCGCtgtaatatttgaaaaatactaTTTATTTCGCTTGGTTtaacaaacgatacaaataatacTTGTTTGTGTCGTTTGCTGAAACAAAAgatataaataagtaatatttgtatcgtttttttaaataaatgatacaaatagctttatttgtatctttggtTATTATAAATGTTATAAATAGAAGATtacaaataatcatttttatacTAGCGATTAATCACCAAAATGATCACCCAAACGGCAAACCCTTCCCCCATCGCATCCCCTCTTCCCGCCCCTTCCCACTGTCCCCACCCTATCCCATCTCCTTGCCCCTCCCAATCTCTCACCGCCGCATCCATGGGCAGAGCCAAGGGGGCTCACCCGCCTCACACTTGAGAGCACTCACCTAATTTTAAAAGAATTGTGGTTCACGAGGATTGATCCCACAATCTAACCTCAAAGATTGTTGACATGTGCATcttaccaactgagctaatCATTATTATTGATCATCTTAGTACTGATCAATTATATCTATAATGCAAACGGATGTTAGATTAATAAGACTAGTGAGATgcgaattataattaattgatataTACCATACTTTGACCGGTCCATATATACATTCCAAACACaacaaatttattataaaagtatttgccaatttttataattgataaCTTTGAATCtaagatattattattttgataaatcttTAATCAAGAtatgtttgaaatattttttatgaattatttctATACCGTTTGTACTCTCACTTATATTGAGTTCTGGATCCGCCACTAATGTCCGCATCCCCACTTTCTACCTCTCCCTAATAACCACCATCTCAGCTCTTCTCCTTGCCCTCTCCAACTGCCACCACTGATTCCCTTCCTGCCCTTTCCCAACTGTCACCACCATCAAGCTCAAAATCAATGGCGGTAAACTAGCACGAACAAAGGTTTTAATTTGTAATCCAACGTGGTGAACATTTCTCTTCATTGGCATTTCTTAAAGGGATTAGGATCTCTTTCTGATCGATCATTATCAACTTTCATTAATTATCCTTCTTGCTCTTGTAATTGCAATTATGGTAGTCAAGACTTCTACACCAAATGTTGAAATTGTAGTGGTGGTGGTTAGGGCTATGCTGGAGTTGAGGCTAGTTGATCGTGGAGAGGGGAGGGTGGCAGTGGGGTGGGGGGTGGAGGGGTGGTAATGGGGAGAGGAAGGggtattttgacttttttaattatttttgtttttttaatttttatttttttgctagTTTACCTACCAAAAATAGGTCATATTCTACACAACATTCTTGGTTAAGTGACctaatagtttagattattcatgattaatgaaaatctagattattttaaagaaaaattagtgAAAGGTTGGCTTATTCAGgaaatattttccaaaatatGATGAgcagaacaaaataaacaaattggtAAACTCAATAAATGTATTAATTcaacttcctccgttccaaaatacttgcacCATTTAGTccaatgtattaatttaattcttaatgtCGCTATTTatgagtaaaaaaaattataaaaattttatattaataatctttgatttgagacaaatcaaaaaagatctcacttaattatattttaacttatagattaatagctaatcacaaattaaaaaataataaattaataaatagtatgataattcaaaacatatatttaattaaacaataaattaagtaattatatttagttgtttaagtaagtgcaaaatcatattaaatattatttgattaattgtCAAATTATTTAAGTCcgaaatatatttaattgagattaaattaaatgacttaagataatttagataattttatatttaaattttgaatttaaatttaagcGTTTGAataagattatatttgaattaaataaatgtaTGTTCAAAACgttgaaatacttgaattatatttgcatattaaattgcataaaaaattaaatattatatggTGATTGCCTATGGTCATTTCAACAAGTAAACCTTGGATTCTTTACCATAATATATTATCcattaatagaaaaaataaatgtaaacaTAGTAGTACACTACACCTACTAAACAAATCTTATTTTCTGCCAAAATTTTCAGTGGTAGGCTGGCATCCCAGAAATTTCAACCATCAAACCAACTACTATGAGTCTACTTCTAAGTCGTACCCATCACTCTTTTTTATTTCCACACTTCCTTTATAAACCTCCAACATCCCTCCTTTTCCCACCTCTCTTCTACCCCTTTTTTTCTCTCCCATCACTTCTTTCTCCTCACCTTCAACAACCcattaatttcattttcatgTAACAAATTCTTACATTTCACACATTAATGGCTATCGCACCATCTTTTTCTTCTCCGCCATTAATGAACCTTCCTTCCCACCATTCTTCAGGAAACAGCAACAGTTTCCCTGTTATTGCAATCGCAGTAATCGGCATTCTCGCAACTGCACTTTTATTAATAAGTTACTACATTTTTGTCATCAAATGCTGCTTAAATTGGCACAGAATAGACCTTTTTAACCGATTCTTCTCTCGTGTTCGAGACCCAATTGATGAAATCGAACCATCGACAGCAAACACAACGTCTCCAGACGGTAACTCGGCTGTGCAGAAAGGTCTCGATGAAGCTATTATCCGAGCAATACCCGTTATTAAATTCAGAAAATCAACTTCTGAGAGAAAAATACACGACTTAAACATAATTCAGCAACAAACACCCGATTCATATGAATGTGCTGTTTGTTTAAGCGAGTTTGAAGAAGGGGAAAAACTAAGAGTAATCCCTAATTGTTGTCATGCTTTTCATATTGATTGTATTGATGTCTGGTTACAAAGTAATGCGAACTGTCCACTTTGTAGATCAGGGATTTCCCCTGCTTCGATTCTGTATAATACCCAGCAACAAATCATGGGTTTTCCTGCACCATCTCAGGCTCAGAACCATAAAACTAGAAACTGTGATAGTTTTAGTGGAGAAGATGAAGATGGTGATGATGAAAATTTTGTGGTGATTGAGATTCAAGGGAATAATTTGAATGAACCAAGATTAGTTAGTAGGGGAGAATCGAGAGAAAGAATTAAAGGGAGGAAAAAATTAGAACATGTTTGTAGTATGGGAGATGAATTTATTGATATGAgaaaaaatgatgaagaattcaaAGTAGAACCAATTAGAAGGTCAATTTCTATGGATTTATCAAGTAATAGAGATTTTTTCATTGAAATTCAAGAAAGTTGTAGGAGTAATAAGGATGAAAGTAATAAAGTTAGAAGATCTATTTTTTCATTTGGTTCAGGAAGAAGTTCATCAAGATGCTCTGTTCAGCCAGTTCATTTGGATCCATGagggtttatttttattttatttttttattgggatggggttttataaatattattaattttgtttcattAGTGAAATTTAGGGTGTACAAGTTTTTAGATATATATTTGGAAGGGTGTGAGAAATAGAATAGGTtgttaaaaacacaaatttgattaagatttattttggattaattGGTAACATATCACATGTTTATTTCTATTTATGACATTTTATTTGATAGGGTTGATTACCTAAAAtcaatattatgttttattgaaGCACTAATAGCTTATAATTTTGTTTCTGCcttttatatttgatattattcccaccattttttttcaaatatcttATTTGTATTTGTGttactatttattaatcatttttaatttgtattatattcttaatccatgcattaaaatatagtcaaatgaaattgtgtttgatttgtttcaacATAAGATTTGATAATatctagttttataatttttaattatatacaattatcgctattaaatattgaattagtatattgacatgcaaaaacaaataagacatttaaaatGAGACAATGAGAGTACTATATTGTATTTTTATGGTTAAAGTTTAAAACTTCAAaccaaattttgaaaaaatactAACAACTGTCTTCATATATAGTTTTCAAAGAGTCaattattttaagataataattatacaaaatattttaatgtataatttgGTAACTAATTTCAAAAGAATGTTATTTTaggtaataaaaatgataattatattattaaatatataaaattttctaatttaatatAGTGTAAAAAACTGATTTATATATCTTAGTTAACAAACACTTGAGAGtataaataatttactacatTTTATAAATATGACGTAGATTACTAGGCGATTAAATACACTACTCTATCCCATCTATT
This genomic interval carries:
- the LOC130820381 gene encoding RING-H2 finger protein ATL1-like; this translates as MAIAPSFSSPPLMNLPSHHSSGNSNSFPVIAIAVIGILATALLLISYYIFVIKCCLNWHRIDLFNRFFSRVRDPIDEIEPSTANTTSPDGNSAVQKGLDEAIIRAIPVIKFRKSTSERKIHDLNIIQQQTPDSYECAVCLSEFEEGEKLRVIPNCCHAFHIDCIDVWLQSNANCPLCRSGISPASILYNTQQQIMGFPAPSQAQNHKTRNCDSFSGEDEDGDDENFVVIEIQGNNLNEPRLVSRGESRERIKGRKKLEHVCSMGDEFIDMRKNDEEFKVEPIRRSISMDLSSNRDFFIEIQESCRSNKDESNKVRRSIFSFGSGRSSSRCSVQPVHLDP